The proteins below come from a single Aegilops tauschii subsp. strangulata cultivar AL8/78 chromosome 6, Aet v6.0, whole genome shotgun sequence genomic window:
- the LOC109765283 gene encoding histone deacetylase complex subunit SAP18, whose translation MAGMGEMSMRPRPGPPMHRGPPPMARPRPEPIDREKTCPLLLRVFTKVGGHHLNEEFSERGKEPKDEVQIYTWKDATLRELTDLVKEVALPARKRNARLSFAFVYPDKNGRFVVKQVGSTFSYGHGRGDDAKSLGDLGFQIGDYLSVSIM comes from the exons ATGGCAGGCATGGGCGAGATGTCGATGAGGCCGCGGCCGGGCCCGCCGATGCACCGCGGCCCGCCTCCCATGGCGCGCCCCCGCCCCGAACCCATCGACCGCGAGAAG ACCTGCCCTCTCCTGCTCCGGGTTTTCACCAAG GTTGGTGGCCATCACCTAAATGAAGAGTTTTCTGAGAGAGGGAAGGAGCCAAAAGATGAAGTTCAGATTTACACGTGGAAGGATGCCACACTCCGGGAGCTCACTGATCTT GTCAAAGAGGTTGCTCTTCCAGCAAGGAAAAGAAACGCTAGGTTATCTTTTGCTTTTGTATACCCGGATAAGAATGGTCGTTTTGTTGTCAAACAG GTGGGTTCGACCTTTTCTTATGGTCATGGAAGAGGGGATGATGCCAAATCTCTTGGGGATCTTGGCTTCCAG ATAGGTGATTACTTGAGCGTGTCGATCATGTGA
- the LOC109765285 gene encoding uncharacterized protein, producing the protein MGTAGKPPAQPEPASVAAARKLHLLLRSRDLRPALEYLSSLPSPLTLLPNHALNALLRALAAAGRVRAATDLFRRIPAPTAHSFNSLLAALLRRGRGRAANAVLAAFLRSPRATPDAATLNTLLHGLSTASPRPSPPALVRLFRFLPETYAFAPDAISYNSLLSALCRAGDLHAARKLFDKMRVGEKDCKASVSPNVITYTTMIKAYCVRGLADEALAVFNMMSADGVAPNRITYNTMIQGFCEAGRMELVKGLLETDSFKPDTCTFNTLMAAHCGEGRVKEAMEVFGQMAELRVSRDSASYSTVIRALCDNREFVKAEALVDELLEKEVLTKRGGCVPLIAAYNPVFVYLCENGKAKKARVLFGQLLDRRSKVDFAAFKTLILGHCKEGDFEEGYQLVLSMLKRDLVPDDECYIAIVEGFSQKGRMKVAWEALHRMLNSGLRPSTSTFHSVLLGLLKKEGCAKEAADLIEIMLERKIRQNLDLSTNTIDALFKSNLNDRAYKIITSLYDQGYYIKMEKLIGDLCEEKKFTEAAELTLFSLQKRHDLGVSVSSTVLDGLCATGRASDAFRLFYELIESGNSSGAVEPRSLVALRHALDEDGKKKEADFVAKQMRRAAARIREMV; encoded by the coding sequence ATGGGCACGGCAGGGAAGCCGCCGGCGCAGCCGGAGCCcgcgtcggtggcggcggcgaggaagcTGCACCTCCTCCTCCGCTCCCGCGACCTGCGCCCGGCGCTCGAGTACCTCAGCTCCCTCCCCTCGCCGCTCACCCTCCTCCCCAACCACGCCCTCAACGCCCTCCTGcgcgcgctcgccgccgccggccgcgtCCGCGCCGCCACCGACCTCTTCCGCCGCATCCCCGCCCCCACCGCGCACTCCTTCAACTCCCTCctcgccgccctcctccgccgcggccgcggccgcgcGGCCAACGCCGTCCTGGCCGCCTTCCTCCGCTCCCCACGGGCCACACCCGACGCCGCCACCCTCAACACCCTCCTCCACGGCCTCTCCACCGCCTCCCCGCGCCCGTCGCCTCCCGCGCTCGTCAGGCTCTTCCGCTTCCTGCCGGAGACCTACGCCTTCGCCCCCGACGCCATCTCCTACAACTCCCTGCTCTCCGCTCTATGCCGTGCCGGTGACCTGCACGCCGCGCGCAAGCTGTTCGACAAAATGCGCGTCGGAGAAAAGGACTGCAAAGCTTCTGTGTCTCCCAATGTCATCACTTACACGACCATGATCAAGGCGTACTGTGTAAGGGGCCTGGCCGACGAGGCGCTCGCGGTCTTCAACATGATGTCTGCAGATGGTGTGGCGCCAAACAGGATCACCTACAACACGATGATCCAGGGGTTCTGCGAGGCCGGCAGGATGGAGCTGGTGAAGGGGTTGCTGGAGACGGACTCATTTAAGCCAGACACGTGCACATTCAACACACTGATGGCCGCACATTGTGGCGAAGGGCGGGTCAAGGAGGCGATGGAGGTGTTCGGCCAAATGGCGGAGCTCCGCGTGAGTCGTGACTCTGCGAGCTATAGCACGGTGATCAGGGCATTGTGCGACAACAGGGAGTTCGTGAAGGCTGAGGCGCTTGTGGATGAGCTTTTGGAGAAGGAGGTGCTGACGAAACGAGGGGGTTGTGTACCGCTCATTGCGGCATACAACCCAGTTTTTGTGTACCTGTGTGAGAATGGGAAGGCAAAGAAGGCAAGGGTGTTGTTTGGGCAACTGTTGGATCGGAGGAGCAAGGTCGACTTCGCTGCATTCAAGACATTGATTCTAGGGCATTGCAAGGAAGGAGATTTTGAAGAAGGGTACCAGCTGGTGCTCTCGATGTTGAAGAGGGATCTCGTGCCTGATGATGAATGCTACATTGCCATCGTAGAGGGATTTTCACAGAAAGGAAGGATGAAGGTTGCGTGGGAGGCCCTACACAGGATGCTGAATAGTGGTCTCCGACCTAGCACTAGCACGTTCCACTCGGTTCTCTTGGGACTTCTGAAAAAGGAAGGTTGCGCAAAAGAAGCTGCAGATTTGATCGAGATAATGCTAGAGAGGAAGATCCGCCAGAATTTGGATCTTTCGACCAATACGATTGACGCATTGTTCAAAAGCAACCTAAACGACCGTGCTTACAAAATCATCACATCTCTATATGACCAAGGCTATTACATCAAGATGGAAAAACTAATCGGGGACCTCTGCGAGGAAAAGAAGTTCACAGAGGCAGCCGAACTCACCTTGTTTAGCCTGCAGAAGCGTCATGATTTGGGTGTGTCGGTATCCAGTACGGTTCTGGATGGCCTTTGCGCAACTGGTAGAGCTTCAGATGCGTTCCGGCTTTTCTACGAACTCATTGAGAGCGGAAACAGTTCTGGTGCCGTTGAACCTCGCAGTTTGGTTGCGCTTCGTCATGCGCTTGATGAAGATGGGAAAAAGAAAGAAGCTGATTTTGTTGCTAAACAGATGAGGCGTGCGGCTGCCAGAATTAGGGAAATGGTCTAA
- the LOC109765288 gene encoding S-(+)-linalool synthase, chloroplastic-like, translated as MAAAQITSLSFSAQPIMFHSSLPVAGNGGPRGRPNAFFCPWAPVICHGRREATPHALSDDCDFQDLLSVQHQEALTSVQALFLQHPKSSRGMMTIVDHLKHLCIDQYFQDEIGNVVDSCMDLIRSDNLLDVTLSMRLMREGGYHVSADGVLQKFANGNGDFSLAHSQDIRGLLSLHDVSQLNMGEASLYKAKEYSRKHLRSTLNYLEPNLARYVKQSLDHPYHVSLMQFKARHHLSYLQSLPTRNTAIEKLAVAEFQINKLQHQREMQEVNRWWMDLGLAKEIPAARDQVVKWYMWPMTILEGYSFSKYRIAITKIISMVYIVDDIFDLVATQEELSLFNEAIIMWNLEAVDSLPSYMISCYKALYNITNDIADMSMKEHGLNSINHLKKAWATLFDGFMIEAKWLSGNHVPAREDYLRNGIITSGAPLLFMHLLFMLGHDITEENNDHMSRIISCPAKIMRLWDDMGSAKDEAQEGLDGSYKELYLKESPHGDAEEHMLEMIAGEWEGLNRECFSRTRSSLSPTFIRASLNFARMVSVMYGYDHEHRLPVLEDYTRMLLF; from the exons ATGGCTGCTGCCCAGATCACCTCCTTGTCCTTCTCCGCCCAGCCAATAATGTTCCATTCGTCTTTGCCGGTGGCCGGAAATGGTGGCCCGAGAGGCCGGCCAAATGCTTTCTTCTGCCCCTGGGCGCCGGTGATCTGCCATGGGCGACGGGAGGCCACACCCCATGCGCTGTCCGATGACTGTGACTTCCAG GATCTGCTCTCCGTGCAACACCAAGAGGCCCTAACAAGTGTGCAAGCGTTGTTCCTTCAACATCCAAAAAGCAGCCGTGGCATGATGACCATTGTTGATCACCTCAAACACCTCTGCATTGACCAATATTTCCAAGACGAGATCGGCAATGTCGTGGACTCATGCATGGATCTCATACGTAGTGATAATCTCCTCGATGTAACCCTTTCCATGAGGCTGATGAGGGAAGGTGGATATCATGTTTCGGCTG ATGGGGTTCTTCAAAAGTTTGCAAATGGCAATGGTGATTTCAGCCTAGCTCATAGCCAAGATATCAGAGGATTGTTGAGCTTGCATGATGTGTCACAACTCAATATGGGAGAAGCTTCACTCTACAAGGCAAAGGAGTACTCAAGAAAACACCTTAGATCTACACTGAATTACTTGGAGCCAAATCTGGCAAGATATGTAAAGCAGTCACTAGACCATCCCTATCATGTCAGCCTGATGCAGTTCAAGGCCAGGCACCACCTGAGCTACCTCCAGAGCTTGCCCACTAGGAACACTGCAATTGAGAAGTTGGCAGTTGCAGAGTTTCAGATTAACAAGTTGCAGCATCAGAGGGAAATGCAAGAGGTTAACAG ATGGTGGATGGATCTGGGATTGGCCAAAGAAATACCGGCTGCAAGGGACCAAGTAGTGAAATGGTACATGTGGCCCATGACTATCCTCGAGGGTTACTCCTTCTCTAAGTATCGAATTGCGATCACAAAGATCATCTCAATGGTCTACATTGTGGATGACATCTTTGATCTCGTTGCCACACAAGAGGAGCTCTCCCTCTTTAATGAGGCAATCATAAT GTGGAATCTTGAAGCTGTTGATTCACTCCCAAGCTACATGATATCATGCTACAAGGCTCTTTACAATATAACAAATGATATCGCTGACATGTCCATGAAAGAGCATGGACTGAACTCAATCAATCATCTCAAGAAAGCC TGGGCAACTTTGTTTGATGGATTCATGATTGAGGCAAAATGGTTGTCTGGTAATCACGTCCCTGCACGGGAGGACTACCTGAGAAACGGCATCATCACCTCAGGAGCACCACTTTTGTTTATGCATCTTCTCTTCATGCTAGGCCATGATATAACGGAGGAAAACAACGACCACATGTCTCGGATTATCTCATGCCCTGCAAAAATCATGAGGCTCTGGGACGACATGGGCAGTGCAAAG GATGAAGCGCAAGAAGGGCTTGACGGTTCGTACAAGGAGCTCTACCTAAAAGAGAGCCCTCATGGGGACGCAGAAGAGCACATGTTGGAGATGATTGCAGGTGAGTGGGAGGGTCTCAACAGGGAGTGCTTCTCCAGGACGAGGTCATCACTATCCCCTACCTTCATTCGAGCGTCACTCAATTTCGCAAGGATGGTCAGCGTCATGTATGGCTACGACCACGAGCACAGGCTCCCTGTCCTTGAGGATTACACAAGAATGCTACTCTTCTGA